The window atgaacaaaaattattgttatcttaatttctaaattagaatcctaaatctacaatagttctctaaaaatgattactttccaaaaatagcagattaaaaaaaaattaaaaacacaacttatagattaaaaatttaaaaagaatactcatatatcaacaaaaaatattgttatcgtGATTTCTAAATCAGAATCCGAAATCTACAATAGTTCtctcaaaaaattaaaagaatattcatctatcaaaaaaaattggtgTTATCTGAATTTCTAATTTAGAATCTCAAATCTAGCTATAGTTCGctaaaaattataactttccaaaaataacagtttaaaagaataattaaaaatataacctgTTATAacttatgtaaaaatatttatctattaccaaaattttttgttatactaatttttaaatcaaaatcttaaatatacaataatttttttaaaaataacaactttccaaaaataaccattttaaaaattatttttaaaaacaacatattgatcaacgaattttttgttatcctaatttctaaatcaaaatctcaAGTCTACAATAGTTCTttataaaaatgataacttCCAAAAACAGCcactatttataaaaaaaatatttttaaaaagttatttgTTTGTctatttgtaatttaaaattaaatatttaaaataaaattgtattagaaataaaattaaacacaactttgttttaaattaaaaaaaattagaatacttttttataaaacatagtTTTAAGTTTATGAAACATAGTTTTAAGTATATGTATCTGGAGAATATGCCCGCCTCGGATGAGTCGTTTCTAGTATCTGTGTCAAAGAGCTCCCTCCTCGCCTCAACTCTTTTCATTCTCTTCTATCTAACAAAAAGAACAGTAGGCAGCTCACTTTTTCCAATCTTCTAGCTGATGCAGTCTCGCGCATGGTCGCGGCTAAAAAGTTACTACAGAAGAGCAACACTGCCCATATCAGACCATGTTAGATCCAACCAACTATCAAATCCGCTACGTTCGATTTCCTCTTCCAGCTATACCAAACCGAACGTAACACGACCCGAATGGCTGATCTCGAGTCTATGCAAAGAAGGTAGAATCACAGAAGCACGCAAGCTGTTCGACGAATTGCCCGAGAGGGATGTGATCACATGGACGGATGTGATCAACGGGTATATCAAGTCAGGGAACATGAGAGAAGCTAGAGAGCTCTTCGATAGGTCCGATTCCAGGAAAAATGTCGTGACTTGGACAGCTATGGTTCGTGGGTACTTGCAATCCAAGCAATTCTCTGCAGCTGAGATGCTTTTCCAGGCGATGCCGGAGAGAAATATAGTTTCTTGGAACACTATGATTGATGGGTACGCTCAAAGCGGGAGAATTGACAAGGCCCTGGAgctgttcgatgaaatgcctgagagaAACGTTGTTTCTTGGAATACGATGATTAAAGGGTTGGTGATGCGCGGGAGGATAGATGAGGCTATGGGTTTGTTCGAGAGTATGCCTGTAAGGGATGTGAAGTCATGGACTGCTGTTGTGGATGGATTAGCGAAGAACGGGAAGGTGGATGAAGCGAGGCGGGTTTTCGATTGTATGCCTGAGAGAAACATTGTTTCGTGGAACGCGATGATCACTGGTTATGCACATAACAATAGGATACAGGAAGCTGACCAACTCTTTCAAGTGATGCCGGAGAGAGACTTTGCTTCTTGGAATACGATGATCACAGGGTTTATACGGAATGGGGAAGTAGACAGAGCATGTGTTTTGTTTCACCGGATGCCTGAAAAGAATGTTATTTCCTGGACCACGATGATAACAGGATACGTTCAGGTTAAAGAAAACGAAGTTGCATTGAAGGTTTTCTCAAACATGTTGAGGGATGGTTGTGTTAAGCCTAACGTGGGAACTTACGTGAGCGT is drawn from Brassica rapa cultivar Chiifu-401-42 chromosome A05, CAAS_Brap_v3.01, whole genome shotgun sequence and contains these coding sequences:
- the LOC103867397 gene encoding pentatricopeptide repeat-containing protein At2g35030, mitochondrial, with protein sequence MQSRAWSRLKSYYRRATLPISDHVRSNQLSNPLRSISSSSYTKPNVTRPEWLISSLCKEGRITEARKLFDELPERDVITWTDVINGYIKSGNMREARELFDRSDSRKNVVTWTAMVRGYLQSKQFSAAEMLFQAMPERNIVSWNTMIDGYAQSGRIDKALELFDEMPERNVVSWNTMIKGLVMRGRIDEAMGLFESMPVRDVKSWTAVVDGLAKNGKVDEARRVFDCMPERNIVSWNAMITGYAHNNRIQEADQLFQVMPERDFASWNTMITGFIRNGEVDRACVLFHRMPEKNVISWTTMITGYVQVKENEVALKVFSNMLRDGCVKPNVGTYVSVLSACSDMAGLVEGRQIHQLVSKSVHQKNEVVTSALINMYSKCGELVAARKIFDSGMVSQRDLISWNSMIAVYAHHGRGKEAIEMYDQMRKHGFKPSEVTYLNLLSACSHAGLVDKGMEFFEELVRDKSLSVREDHYTCVVDLFGRAGKLKDVFKFINSVDAKPSGSVYGALLSACNVHGEVSIASEVVKKVLETGADDAGTYVMMSNIYKRSGKREEAAEMRMKMKERGLKKPPGCSWVKVGFGWHAFVVGDFSHPQFEALYWVVTGLSNNTRKNMTSDVEEDKLLLLFL